Below is a window of Capsicum annuum cultivar UCD-10X-F1 unplaced genomic scaffold, UCD10Xv1.1 ctg31913, whole genome shotgun sequence DNA.
AGGAATGGAGCTTGCTTTAGTATATCATTGGCTCTAGTATTCTCCATCGTTGCCTGAGATATGAAATACTCATTTACACCATCAGCATGAAATTCACTAGGAAGTGTAAATTGCCTTCTGTTGTTCCAATCTTGTAACTGTGATAGGAGCTCAGATGCTACAACACAAACCCTGTGCTGAAGGAACTCTAATGGATGTTTCTTCATAGCAAAGACATCATTAGCTGATTTACCAAAGTTAGCAGGCAGCGTAGGGTTCAACCAGAGGAGCTGCCACAAGGCCTGTCTGAGGATAACAATCAAGCATCTGATATCCTTCAGAGATAATGGCTTCTCCTGTTCATAAAACTCCTCATTATCAACAATCATAAGCATGTGCTTATAAACTGGGCAGAAAACAGATAAAGGTATCAGCCATCCAGGAGCATCTGCCGGCAAATATGGTGATTGCGCTGACAAAGATGACCATTTCTGATTTTCATGGCATTGCTTCATAAAGTTCCAAAGGACAGGGACTAATTCTGTCCGATAGGCTAGTACAGTCATAATACGTTCAAGCGGCAAAATGTTGAAAGTCGCGTGAAGGAAAGCACAAACTGCAGTAACAGCTGCTACATGTTTCTCATCCAGCTGGCCATTATATGAACCATTGAGAGGTGAAAACCCTCCAAGTAAAACAGTAGTCAGCTGTAGAAGAAAGCGTGGATCTATAGCATTGGTTATTTGTTGCTCCAAACCCAAATTCAGAACTTTTTCTGTTTGTTCATCATCAATGaccatttcatcctcagacatcTCTTTACTTCCCATATTTGATGATTGGAGAGAAGGGAGTGCTTCCAACAAAAAAGTCGCAGCAGTTGCAAAATCAACAGCCATAGTGAATGGTTCTGGCTGAGCAAAAGCAAGCCTGGCAACTTCTAATAGATTTCCAAGAAGGCAAGCATAGCCAGGAAGATCAATCGCTATATCAGGAGGGAGGACATTAACATGGCCTTTCATGCATAATGTCATGTGATGAAAATAATGACGGCTCACTGATGAACTTGCAAAGATCTCTTTTAGGTGAGGGAAAAACTGCCATAAAAATGGAATTGTAAGAACCTGGGAGAGAAAGCAACATTGAGGGTCAACACTTGGGCAAGTACAAGTGCTTTGACCAATATGAGATGAAATTAGGGCAATCACACACTCAAAGGAAGATACAACCCTGTTGGAAGCTGGACAGCTTCTATCCTTGACAATCAGAACAATTTCCCTAAATAAGGAATATATATTTCCTTGAAGAAGATAGGTGACAGTGCTGCAAGCCCATGGAAGACTTGAATCAATCAACAATTTCACCGCATCCAACAAGAGGATTGCCGATTCCACAAAAAGTTGATCTCTCAACTTATTCCTGTTTCCATAAACAGCCCGAATACAAGCATGAACAAATTTCTTCACTCTGTATCTCACCACTAAGACATGATTGTTGGAAGCATACTC
It encodes the following:
- the LOC107857089 gene encoding E3 ubiquitin-protein ligase UPL6 (The sequence of the model RefSeq protein was modified relative to this genomic sequence to represent the inferred CDS: added 131 bases not found in genome assembly), with translation MFFSGDPSTRRRVDLGGRSSKERDRQKLLEQTRLERNRRLWLRLQNSAAIKIQKCFRGRKVVEAERCIVRENFLKTYGERCHSVDRQCFRPDSGFLRHLLFFFNPTYTTDVSVLVETCRLLLEFVRDTGDVVSLFAGTEYASNNHVLVVRYRVKKFVHACIRAVYGNRNKLRDQLFVESAILLLDAVKLLIDSSLPWACSTVTYLLQGNIYSLFREIVLIVKDRSCPASNRVVSSFECVIALISSHIGQSTCTCPSVDPQCCFLSQVLTIPFLWQFFPHLKEIFASSSVSRHYFHHMTLCMKGHVNVLPPDIAIDLPGYACLLGNLLEVARLAFAQPEPFTMAVDFATAATFLLEALPSLQSSNMGSKEMSEDEMVIDDEQTEKVLNLGLEQQITNAIDPRFLLQLTTVLLGGFSPLNGSYNGQLDEKHVAAVTAVCAFLHATFNILPLERIMTVLAYRTELVPVLWNFMKQCHENQKWSSLSAQSPYLPADAPGWLIPLSVFCPVYKHMLMIVDNEEFYEQEKPLSLKDIRCLIVILRQALWQLLWLNPTLPANFGKSANDVFAMKKHPLEFLQHRVCVVASELLSQLQDWNNRRQFTLPSEFHADGVNEYFISQATMENTRANDILKQAP